A part of Kitasatospora acidiphila genomic DNA contains:
- the sdhC gene encoding succinate dehydrogenase, cytochrome b556 subunit gives MPAGTLYRGREGMWSWVAHRVTGVLIFFFLLVHVLDTALVRVSPHAYDSTINTYKTPLVNLMEYGLTAAILFHALNGLRVVAVDFWSKGPKYQKQMLWSVVGIWVVLMAGAFYPILQHTLLSWFGK, from the coding sequence GTGCCGGCTGGAACGCTGTACCGCGGCCGAGAAGGCATGTGGTCCTGGGTGGCTCATCGAGTCACTGGCGTCCTCATCTTCTTCTTCCTTCTCGTCCACGTCCTCGACACCGCGCTGGTCCGGGTCTCGCCGCACGCGTACGACTCGACCATCAACACGTACAAGACCCCGCTGGTGAACCTGATGGAGTACGGCCTGACGGCCGCCATCCTGTTCCACGCGCTGAACGGTCTGCGGGTCGTCGCCGTGGACTTCTGGTCCAAGGGCCCCAAGTACCAGAAGCAGATGCTGTGGAGCGTCGTGGGCATCTGGGTGGTCCTGATGGCGGGTGCGTTCTACCCGATTCTCCAGCACACCCTGCTCTCCTGGTTCGGGAAGTGA
- the sdhA gene encoding succinate dehydrogenase flavoprotein subunit yields MQIHQYDTVIVGAGGAGMRAAIESTKRSRTAVLTKLYPTRSHTGAAQGGMCAALANVEEDNWEWHTFDTVKGGDYLVDQDAAEIMCKEAIDAVLDLEKMGLPFSRTEAGRIDQRRFGGHTRNHGEAAVRRSCYAADRTGHMILQTLFQNCVKEGVEFFNEFYVLDLLINEGKTSGVVAYELATGEIHVFQAKAVVFASGGTGKFYKVTSNAHTLTGDGQALVYRRGLPLEDMEFFQFHPTGIWRMGILLTEGARGEGGILRNKDGERFMERYAPVMKDLASRDVCSRAIYTEIREGRGCGPDGDHVYLDLTHLPPEQLDAKLPDITEFARTYLGIEPYTDPIPIQPTAHYAMGGIPTNVEGEVLRNNTDIVPGLYAAGEVACVSVHGANRLGTNSLLDINVFGRRAGIAAADYANNAEFVPLPANPAEKVQALVDGLRESTGTESVAQIRKELQETMDVNAMVYRTGATLKQASEDIAALRERYKHVAIQDKGFRYNTDLLEAVELGNLLDLAEVLVVSALARQESRGGHFREDFPTRDDVKFMQHTMAYQEVAEDGTTSIRLDYKPVVTTRYQPMERKY; encoded by the coding sequence ATGCAGATTCATCAGTACGACACCGTCATCGTCGGCGCCGGCGGCGCCGGCATGCGCGCGGCCATCGAGTCGACCAAGCGCAGCCGCACCGCGGTACTGACCAAGCTCTACCCCACCCGGTCCCACACCGGCGCGGCCCAGGGCGGCATGTGCGCCGCCCTCGCCAACGTCGAGGAGGACAACTGGGAGTGGCACACCTTCGACACGGTCAAGGGCGGTGACTACCTGGTCGACCAGGACGCCGCCGAGATCATGTGCAAGGAGGCCATCGACGCGGTCCTCGACCTGGAGAAGATGGGCCTGCCCTTCTCCCGCACCGAGGCCGGCCGGATCGACCAGCGCCGGTTCGGCGGTCACACCCGCAACCACGGCGAGGCCGCCGTGCGCCGCTCCTGCTACGCGGCCGACCGCACCGGTCACATGATCCTCCAGACGCTGTTCCAGAACTGCGTCAAGGAGGGTGTGGAGTTCTTCAACGAGTTCTACGTCCTCGACCTGCTGATCAACGAGGGCAAGACCTCGGGCGTCGTGGCCTACGAGCTGGCCACCGGCGAGATCCACGTCTTCCAGGCCAAGGCCGTGGTCTTCGCCTCCGGCGGCACCGGCAAGTTCTACAAGGTGACCTCCAACGCCCACACCCTCACCGGTGACGGCCAGGCCCTGGTCTACCGCCGCGGCCTGCCGCTGGAGGACATGGAGTTCTTCCAGTTCCACCCGACGGGCATCTGGCGCATGGGCATCCTGCTCACCGAGGGCGCCCGCGGCGAGGGCGGCATCCTGCGCAACAAGGACGGCGAGCGCTTCATGGAGCGCTACGCGCCGGTCATGAAGGACCTCGCGTCCCGTGACGTCTGCTCCCGCGCGATCTACACCGAGATCCGCGAGGGTCGCGGCTGCGGCCCCGACGGCGACCACGTCTACCTGGACCTGACGCACCTTCCGCCGGAGCAGCTGGACGCCAAGCTGCCGGACATCACCGAGTTCGCCCGCACCTACCTCGGCATCGAGCCCTACACGGACCCGATCCCGATCCAGCCCACCGCGCACTACGCGATGGGCGGCATCCCGACCAACGTCGAGGGTGAGGTGCTGCGCAACAACACCGACATCGTCCCGGGCCTGTACGCGGCCGGCGAGGTCGCGTGCGTGTCCGTGCACGGCGCCAACCGCCTGGGCACCAACTCGCTGCTGGACATCAACGTGTTCGGCCGCCGCGCGGGCATCGCCGCCGCGGACTACGCCAACAACGCCGAGTTCGTGCCGCTGCCGGCCAACCCGGCCGAGAAGGTGCAGGCCCTGGTCGACGGCCTGCGCGAGTCCACCGGCACCGAGTCGGTCGCGCAGATCCGCAAGGAGCTGCAGGAGACCATGGACGTCAACGCCATGGTCTACCGCACCGGCGCCACCCTGAAGCAGGCCTCCGAGGACATCGCCGCGCTGCGCGAGCGCTACAAGCACGTGGCGATCCAGGACAAGGGCTTCCGCTACAACACCGACCTGCTGGAGGCCGTGGAGCTGGGCAACCTGCTCGACCTGGCCGAGGTGCTGGTGGTCTCCGCGCTGGCTCGTCAGGAGTCGCGCGGTGGCCACTTCCGCGAGGACTTCCCGACCCGTGACGACGTGAAGTTCATGCAGCACACCATGGCGTACCAGGAGGTTGCCGAGGACGGCACCACCTCGATCCGCCTCGACTACAAGCCGGTCGTCACGACCCGCTACCAGCCGATGGAGCGTAAGTACTGA
- a CDS encoding succinate dehydrogenase hydrophobic membrane anchor subunit: MSTDTTDLELVGSSQAHTGKGLGTGNPADAFVIEPPRVRTKKTPRRTRTNFEMLAWLFMRLSGIVLVVLILGHLIIMLTLDGGVSKINFAFVAGRWASPFWQGWDLLMLWLAMLHGANGMRTVINDYAEKDSTRMWLKGLMGAATVFTVLLGTLVIFTFDPNI; encoded by the coding sequence ATGTCGACTGACACCACCGACCTCGAGCTGGTCGGCTCCTCGCAGGCCCACACCGGCAAGGGCCTGGGCACTGGCAACCCCGCCGACGCGTTCGTGATCGAGCCGCCCCGGGTCCGCACCAAGAAGACCCCGCGCCGCACCCGGACCAACTTCGAGATGCTGGCCTGGCTCTTCATGCGCCTGTCCGGCATCGTGCTGGTGGTCCTGATCCTGGGTCACCTGATCATCATGCTGACCCTCGACGGCGGCGTCTCGAAGATCAACTTCGCCTTCGTGGCCGGCCGCTGGGCCTCCCCCTTCTGGCAGGGCTGGGACCTGCTGATGCTCTGGCTCGCCATGCTGCACGGCGCCAACGGCATGCGCACGGTCATCAACGACTACGCCGAGAAGGACTCCACCCGGATGTGGCTGAAGGGCCTGATGGGCGCCGCGACCGTCTTCACGGTCCTGCTCGGCACCCTGGTGATCTTCACCTTCGACCCGAACATCTAA